One Leucobacter muris DNA segment encodes these proteins:
- a CDS encoding DUF3097 domain-containing protein → MFDPRYDDDPLARMKPRRGPVQRREVPLSRGLVVEHSETEWCGAVVGAREGLVQLEDFRGKVRAFPLSDGFLIDGEPVRLVAPKRKPAGRQRTASGSFAAPQQRARVAMPSRIFVEGKHDAELVEQVWGDDLRVEGVVVELLQGADNLEQVLAEFGPAADRRAGVLLDHLVRGSKETRIAEAIAGGPFGAHVLIVGHPFVDIWQAVKPARVGLEAWPEIPRSIEWKTGICRALGWPSDEPADIADAWARIRGRVRDFRDLEPELVGRVEHLIDFVTVG, encoded by the coding sequence GTGTTCGACCCGCGCTACGACGACGACCCCCTCGCCAGGATGAAGCCCCGCCGCGGCCCGGTGCAGCGGCGCGAGGTGCCGCTCTCGCGCGGCCTCGTCGTCGAGCACAGCGAGACCGAGTGGTGCGGCGCCGTCGTGGGCGCGAGGGAAGGGCTCGTGCAGCTCGAGGATTTCCGCGGGAAGGTGCGCGCGTTCCCCCTGAGCGACGGCTTCCTCATCGACGGCGAGCCGGTGCGGCTCGTGGCGCCGAAGCGCAAGCCGGCCGGGAGGCAGCGCACGGCGTCGGGCTCGTTCGCCGCCCCGCAGCAGCGGGCGCGGGTCGCGATGCCGAGCCGCATCTTCGTGGAGGGCAAGCACGACGCCGAACTGGTCGAGCAGGTGTGGGGCGACGACCTGCGCGTCGAGGGCGTGGTGGTCGAACTGCTGCAGGGCGCCGACAACCTCGAACAGGTGCTCGCAGAGTTCGGCCCGGCCGCGGATCGGCGGGCGGGCGTGCTGCTCGATCACCTGGTGCGCGGCAGCAAGGAGACGCGGATCGCTGAGGCGATCGCCGGGGGTCCGTTCGGCGCGCATGTGCTCATCGTCGGCCACCCGTTCGTCGATATCTGGCAGGCGGTGAAGCCCGCGCGGGTGGGGCTCGAGGCGTGGCCCGAGATTCCGCGGTCGATCGAGTGGAAGACGGGCATCTGCCGCGCGCTCGGCTGGCCCTCGGACGAGCCCGCCGACATCGCCGACGCCTGGGCGCGCATCCGCGGCCGCGTGCGCGACTTCCGCGACCTCGAACCCGAGCTGGTGGGACGCGTCGAGCATCTCATCGACTTCGTCACGGTGGGCTGA
- a CDS encoding MFS transporter translates to MSDDPDEPAARRRGLRGLLVDTTPLTASPAFAKLWTGTSVTQIGAQVTIVAVSLHIYEITHSTLAVSFVALWALGPMILAGFVGGALADSFDRRTVALVTAIVAWCSTGTLALIAFLGVETTWPYYALAAVNAASATIKGAAQGAILPRLLPTQLLPAAAALSGITMGLAVTVGPAVAGVLVATVGFSWTYLLDVVLFTGAFLGIMSLPPIAPDGRRRGIGIGSVVDSMRFLRRAPNVRATFVWDLIAMILGQPRVVFPAAGAIVLGGGPVTVGILTASFAIGALLSGLVSGPLGGVRRQGRAVTLAVAAFGICTALFGVVLLLASLGVDERLVAMVAVDDDSFIPANVVAIVLAGVALAGAGAADNVSAVFRTTILQAAAPDDVRGRMQGLFYVVVAGGPRVGDLVAGGLATLFALWASPLVGGALIFGIMLVLLRTARGFQRYDAHRPTP, encoded by the coding sequence GTGAGCGACGACCCCGACGAGCCGGCAGCCCGGCGACGCGGCCTGCGAGGGCTGCTCGTCGACACCACCCCGCTGACCGCGAGCCCCGCGTTCGCGAAGCTCTGGACCGGCACCTCGGTCACTCAGATCGGCGCGCAGGTCACGATCGTCGCGGTGAGCCTGCACATCTACGAGATCACCCACTCCACGCTCGCGGTGTCGTTCGTGGCGCTGTGGGCGCTCGGCCCCATGATCCTCGCCGGTTTCGTGGGCGGCGCGCTCGCCGACTCCTTCGACCGGCGCACGGTCGCGCTCGTCACCGCGATCGTCGCGTGGTGCAGCACGGGCACGCTCGCGCTCATCGCCTTCCTCGGGGTCGAGACGACCTGGCCCTACTACGCGCTCGCCGCGGTGAACGCCGCGTCCGCGACGATCAAGGGTGCGGCGCAGGGTGCGATCCTGCCCCGTCTGCTCCCGACGCAGCTGCTGCCGGCGGCGGCGGCCCTCAGCGGCATCACGATGGGGTTGGCCGTGACCGTGGGGCCGGCGGTCGCGGGTGTGCTCGTCGCGACGGTGGGCTTCTCGTGGACGTACCTGCTCGACGTGGTGCTGTTCACCGGCGCCTTCCTCGGGATCATGAGTCTGCCGCCGATCGCGCCCGACGGTCGCCGCCGCGGCATCGGCATCGGGTCGGTGGTCGACAGCATGCGGTTCCTGCGGCGCGCGCCGAACGTGCGCGCCACCTTCGTCTGGGACCTGATCGCGATGATCCTGGGGCAGCCGCGCGTCGTGTTCCCCGCCGCGGGGGCGATCGTGCTGGGCGGCGGGCCCGTGACCGTGGGCATCCTCACCGCGTCGTTCGCGATCGGCGCGCTGCTCAGCGGCCTTGTCTCCGGGCCGCTGGGAGGCGTGCGCCGACAGGGGCGGGCGGTGACGCTCGCGGTCGCGGCGTTCGGGATCTGCACGGCCCTCTTCGGGGTCGTCCTGCTGCTCGCTTCGCTGGGCGTCGACGAGCGCCTGGTCGCGATGGTCGCGGTCGACGACGACTCCTTCATCCCGGCCAACGTCGTCGCGATCGTGCTCGCGGGCGTCGCGCTCGCGGGGGCGGGCGCGGCCGACAACGTGAGCGCCGTGTTCCGCACCACCATCCTGCAGGCGGCGGCGCCCGACGACGTTCGCGGCCGCATGCAGGGCCTCTTCTACGTGGTGGTGGCGGGCGGGCCGCGCGTGGGCGACCTCGTGGCGGGCGGTCTCGCGACGCTCTTCGCGCTCTGGGCCTCGCCGCTCGTGGGCGGCGCGCTCATCTTCGGCATCATGCTCGTGCTGCTGCGCACGGCGCGCGGCTTCCAGCGTTACGACGCGCACCGGCCGACGCCGTAG
- a CDS encoding DNA-methyltransferase, with the protein MHWNADGPDLVAAGDNLPILRSLPGSAFSVVYLDPPFNTGRARQMERVRGTRVSADRGEIGRIEPASGERLGFRGQGYRVTRERTLAYDDRFGDYWDFLEPRLEQAWRVLAPDGTLYLHLDYREVHYAKVLLDALFGPECFINEIIWAYDFGARTKRRWPPKHDNILVYAKHPDHYFFDAEAVDREPYMAPGLVTPEKAERGKLPTDVWWHTIVSPTGRERTGYPTQKPLGVLRRIVQASSRPGDWVLDPFAGSGTTGAAAAELGRRFMLIDENPEAIEVMRRRLAGAAPVFS; encoded by the coding sequence ATGCACTGGAACGCCGACGGCCCCGATCTGGTGGCCGCGGGCGACAACCTGCCGATCCTGCGCAGCCTGCCCGGCAGCGCGTTCTCGGTCGTGTACCTCGACCCGCCGTTCAACACGGGGCGGGCGCGGCAGATGGAACGGGTGCGCGGCACGCGGGTCAGCGCGGATCGCGGCGAGATCGGGCGGATCGAGCCGGCGAGCGGTGAGCGCCTGGGGTTCCGCGGGCAGGGCTACCGGGTGACGCGGGAGCGCACGCTCGCCTACGACGATCGTTTCGGCGACTACTGGGACTTCCTCGAGCCCCGCCTCGAGCAGGCCTGGCGGGTGCTGGCGCCCGACGGCACGCTCTATCTGCACCTCGACTACCGGGAGGTGCACTACGCGAAGGTGCTGCTCGACGCGCTCTTCGGCCCGGAATGCTTCATCAACGAGATCATCTGGGCCTACGATTTCGGGGCGCGCACGAAGCGCCGCTGGCCGCCGAAGCACGACAACATCCTGGTCTACGCGAAGCACCCCGATCACTACTTCTTCGACGCCGAGGCGGTGGATCGCGAGCCCTATATGGCGCCCGGGCTCGTGACGCCCGAGAAGGCCGAGCGGGGCAAGCTGCCGACCGACGTGTGGTGGCACACGATCGTCTCGCCGACGGGTCGGGAGCGCACGGGGTATCCGACGCAGAAGCCGCTCGGGGTGCTGCGCCGCATCGTGCAGGCCTCGTCGCGGCCGGGGGACTGGGTGCTGGACCCCTTCGCCGGCAGCGGCACGACGGGTGCGGCCGCGGCGGAGCTGGGGCGGCGCTTCATGCTGATCGACGAGAATCCGGAGGCGATCGAGGTGATGCGCCGGCGGTTGGCCGGGGCGGCGCCGGTCTTCAGCTGA
- a CDS encoding tyrosine-protein phosphatase codes for MTSALLPIEGTYNFRDLGGFRADGGRTRSGALFRSDALAALSDRGRAQIAELSVARVIDLRDDAERAPLPDLVPESAVVVPHPIFPDVRQHISAQLDIYALTELLYLEHGDRLASAVTMLAEPGATVFHCTAGKDRTGAVAALTLLAVGVDRDDVMHDYSASEQNLSGEWRAKNLELIKHLGIEVTPSLEQLLVSTPLAAIDRALAAVDERFGSVRDYLRVSGVADTTIARLHAQLVE; via the coding sequence GTGACCTCCGCACTGCTCCCCATCGAAGGAACGTACAACTTCCGCGACCTCGGCGGGTTCCGAGCCGACGGCGGACGCACGAGGTCGGGGGCGCTCTTCCGCTCCGACGCGCTCGCCGCGCTCAGCGACCGGGGCAGGGCTCAGATCGCCGAGCTCTCGGTGGCGCGCGTGATCGACCTGCGCGACGACGCCGAGCGCGCCCCGCTGCCCGACCTCGTGCCCGAGAGCGCCGTCGTCGTTCCGCACCCCATCTTCCCCGACGTCAGGCAGCACATCTCGGCGCAGCTCGACATCTACGCGCTCACCGAGCTGCTCTACCTCGAGCACGGCGACCGGCTCGCATCCGCCGTGACGATGCTCGCCGAGCCCGGCGCGACGGTCTTCCACTGCACCGCGGGCAAGGATCGCACGGGCGCCGTCGCCGCCCTCACCCTGCTGGCCGTGGGCGTGGATCGCGACGACGTGATGCACGACTACTCGGCCTCGGAGCAGAACCTCAGCGGCGAGTGGCGGGCCAAGAACCTCGAGCTGATCAAGCACCTCGGCATCGAGGTCACGCCGTCGCTCGAGCAGTTGCTCGTGTCGACGCCGCTCGCGGCGATCGACCGCGCGCTCGCCGCCGTCGACGAGCGGTTCGGCTCGGTGCGCGACTACCTGCGGGTGAGCGGCGTCGCCGACACCACGATCGCGCGGTTGCACGCGCAGCTGGTCGAGTAA
- a CDS encoding VOC family protein, translated as MIRLGMITVDTEDPRPLAAWWAERLGGRIVHDADGWFCIVRAPDAPVALGFQRVETVAPGKNRVHLDLDRSPDVDRDRMVAEWVEAGAAHLGRRGEEGFSWDTFADPHGNEFCIGDPH; from the coding sequence ATGATCCGGCTGGGCATGATCACCGTCGACACCGAGGACCCGCGGCCCCTCGCCGCCTGGTGGGCCGAGCGTCTCGGCGGGCGGATCGTGCACGACGCCGACGGCTGGTTCTGCATCGTGCGCGCGCCCGACGCTCCGGTGGCGCTGGGGTTCCAGCGCGTCGAGACGGTCGCCCCCGGCAAGAACCGCGTGCACCTCGACCTCGACCGCAGCCCCGACGTCGACCGCGACCGCATGGTGGCCGAGTGGGTCGAGGCGGGCGCCGCCCATCTCGGCAGGCGCGGCGAGGAGGGCTTCTCGTGGGACACCTTCGCCGATCCGCACGGCAACGAGTTCTGCATCGGCGACCCGCACTGA
- a CDS encoding Fe-S oxidoreductase, with amino-acid sequence MTAPERTEAGQRSTRHGRWPLARLGYLYATAVGFAWGSIWSTGEVRRHEGLWVFSGMPKWTFGRGGSCVGACYLTDRNTGAAVLRHELVHREQWRRYGFAMPLLYLLAGRDPLRNRFEIEAGLEDGGYVRRSRRPKRREG; translated from the coding sequence GTGACGGCACCAGAGCGCACGGAGGCGGGTCAGCGGAGCACCCGGCACGGACGGTGGCCCCTCGCACGGCTGGGGTACCTCTACGCGACGGCGGTCGGGTTCGCCTGGGGCTCCATCTGGAGCACGGGCGAGGTGCGGCGCCACGAGGGGCTCTGGGTGTTCAGCGGCATGCCGAAGTGGACGTTCGGGCGCGGCGGCAGCTGCGTGGGGGCTTGCTATCTCACCGACCGCAACACGGGGGCGGCGGTGCTGCGGCACGAGCTGGTGCACCGCGAGCAGTGGCGGCGCTACGGTTTCGCGATGCCGCTGCTCTACCTGCTCGCGGGGCGGGATCCGCTGCGCAACCGCTTCGAGATCGAGGCGGGGCTCGAGGACGGCGGTTACGTGCGACGCTCGCGCCGGCCGAAGCGTCGCGAGGGGTGA
- a CDS encoding arginase family protein — protein sequence MSKPVFLMMPEWQGSASSRAMQLAEGAEALREDLPASATREVPVPLEAGDAMGTPVARLSSLLRARDAAREAIVELGDAPPVIVGGDCASSLAGLEASVRAHGADRLAVLWFDAHPDLQHPSTSPSGAASGMTLRHALGEGSPDLACEAPIDPALLTLIGTRAIDPEEDAEIERRGVHVLDPVSIAGVTDPEQRPDPDALAAAVRDRLADSGAECVYVHVDFDVLDPAEFSAVHEAVPFGVTVAQLTAAIRAAVASLPLAGASICEFAPASASAAAEDLPTVLRVLAALTSGTAR from the coding sequence GTGTCGAAACCCGTGTTCCTGATGATGCCGGAGTGGCAGGGATCCGCGTCTTCGCGCGCGATGCAACTCGCCGAGGGGGCCGAGGCGCTGCGGGAGGATCTGCCTGCCTCCGCGACTCGCGAGGTGCCGGTGCCGCTCGAGGCCGGCGATGCCATGGGCACGCCCGTGGCGCGGCTCAGCAGCCTGCTGCGCGCGCGTGACGCCGCGCGCGAGGCCATCGTCGAGCTCGGCGATGCGCCCCCGGTGATCGTCGGGGGCGACTGCGCCTCGTCGCTCGCGGGGCTCGAGGCCTCGGTGCGCGCGCACGGAGCGGATCGTCTCGCCGTGCTGTGGTTCGACGCCCACCCCGATCTGCAGCATCCGAGCACGTCGCCCTCGGGCGCAGCGTCGGGCATGACGCTGCGGCACGCCCTGGGCGAGGGCTCCCCCGACCTGGCCTGCGAAGCCCCGATCGATCCCGCGCTGCTGACCCTGATCGGCACGCGGGCGATCGATCCCGAGGAGGACGCCGAGATCGAGCGGCGCGGCGTGCACGTGCTGGATCCGGTGTCGATCGCGGGCGTGACGGATCCCGAGCAGCGCCCGGATCCCGATGCGCTCGCGGCCGCGGTTCGGGATCGGCTCGCGGATTCGGGTGCCGAGTGCGTCTACGTGCACGTCGACTTCGACGTGCTCGATCCCGCCGAGTTCTCAGCCGTCCACGAGGCGGTGCCCTTCGGGGTGACGGTCGCTCAGCTGACGGCGGCGATCCGGGCGGCCGTGGCGTCGCTGCCGCTCGCGGGCGCCTCGATCTGCGAGTTCGCGCCCGCCAGCGCCTCCGCCGCGGCCGAGGATCTGCCGACGGTGCTGCGCGTGCTCGCGGCGCTCACTTCGGGGACGGCGCGGTGA
- a CDS encoding enoyl-CoA hydratase/isomerase family protein, translating into MSTDASQIAPEPLVIARREGAITRVTLNRPRAINALNLEMFGLVGDALEAAQRDGSAAILLDGAGERGFCGGGDIKEISGGDTMRILATEYRLDLALAESPVPVVGLMDGITMGGGIGIAGHARHRVVTQRSRLAMPEARIGIVPDVGGHLLLARAPGHLGELLAVTAGEMGPGDAIALGFADRFVPSERLDALGEALAGGEDPAAACARFAEAAPRSTVLEAREWWEPIAEEALGEAHAPASEDAAGAALRVVRALEAAGERGGAEAAAAAATVRAMCPVSVAVTLAQIDRTRRLGLGLPEVLADDLRVLGRVAPRPDFAEGVRAQVIDKDRSPRWSPARIEDLDPSELVEILAP; encoded by the coding sequence ATGAGCACCGACGCGTCCCAGATCGCCCCAGAACCGCTCGTGATCGCCCGCCGCGAGGGCGCGATCACGCGCGTCACGCTCAACCGGCCCCGCGCGATCAACGCGCTCAACCTCGAGATGTTCGGCCTGGTCGGCGACGCGCTCGAGGCGGCGCAGCGCGACGGATCCGCGGCGATCCTGCTCGACGGGGCGGGGGAGCGCGGCTTCTGCGGCGGCGGCGACATCAAGGAGATCTCGGGCGGCGACACGATGCGGATCCTCGCGACCGAGTACCGCCTCGATCTCGCGCTCGCGGAGTCGCCCGTGCCGGTGGTGGGCCTCATGGACGGCATCACGATGGGCGGCGGCATCGGCATCGCCGGGCACGCGCGGCACCGGGTGGTGACGCAGCGCAGCCGCCTCGCTATGCCTGAGGCGCGCATCGGGATCGTGCCCGACGTGGGCGGGCACCTGCTGCTGGCGCGGGCGCCCGGCCACCTCGGCGAGCTGCTCGCGGTGACCGCCGGCGAGATGGGCCCGGGCGACGCGATCGCCCTGGGATTCGCCGATCGCTTCGTGCCCTCGGAACGGCTCGACGCGCTGGGCGAGGCGCTGGCCGGGGGCGAGGATCCCGCCGCTGCGTGCGCCCGCTTCGCCGAGGCCGCCCCGCGATCGACCGTGCTCGAGGCGCGGGAGTGGTGGGAGCCGATCGCGGAGGAAGCGCTCGGCGAGGCTCACGCGCCGGCTTCGGAGGACGCTGCGGGCGCGGCGCTGCGAGTCGTGCGCGCGCTCGAGGCGGCGGGCGAACGCGGAGGAGCCGAGGCGGCGGCCGCGGCCGCGACGGTGCGCGCGATGTGCCCCGTGTCCGTGGCGGTGACGCTCGCGCAGATCGATCGCACGCGCCGACTCGGGCTGGGGCTCCCCGAGGTGCTCGCCGACGACCTGCGCGTGCTGGGGCGCGTGGCGCCGCGACCCGACTTCGCGGAGGGCGTGCGCGCCCAGGTGATCGACAAGGATCGCAGCCCGCGCTGGTCGCCGGCCCGCATCGAGGACCTCGACCCGTCGGAGCTCGTGGAGATCCTGGCCCCCTAG
- a CDS encoding alpha/beta fold hydrolase, whose protein sequence is MSSEAPSSDDEFRFLAGDAARVGRSAPLPRVERISAPVAEGRAVSGLRFGGPADPEFVVLHGAGLNAHSFDPALLALDRPALSLDLPGHGRSDWRADADYRPERLAADIVTALDRLAGGPVALLGHSLGGLTAALVADARPRLVRRLVVVDITPGITPGGNAGAVVEFITGQRDYASIDEIVDRAIAFGIGSDRTALTRGVALNTRRRPDGRLEWTHHLAHLDALPGSGNGDPHPYAPIWASLQRLEPPATLVRAQHGILSDDLVGEWRDRLPNNEILTVPGPHNLHEAEPVLLASIMRGLAL, encoded by the coding sequence ATGAGCAGCGAAGCCCCGTCCTCCGACGACGAGTTCCGGTTCCTCGCGGGAGACGCCGCGCGCGTCGGCCGCAGCGCCCCGCTGCCGCGGGTCGAGCGCATCTCCGCGCCGGTCGCCGAGGGCCGCGCGGTGAGCGGGCTGCGCTTCGGAGGGCCCGCGGATCCCGAGTTCGTGGTGCTGCACGGCGCGGGCCTCAACGCGCACAGCTTCGATCCGGCGCTGCTGGCCCTCGACAGGCCAGCGCTCTCGCTCGATCTGCCCGGGCACGGTCGCAGCGACTGGCGCGCCGATGCCGACTACCGCCCCGAGCGCCTCGCCGCCGATATCGTGACGGCGCTCGACCGGCTCGCGGGCGGCCCGGTCGCGCTGCTGGGCCACTCGCTCGGCGGGCTGACCGCCGCGCTCGTCGCCGACGCCCGCCCCCGGCTCGTGCGGCGGCTCGTCGTGGTCGACATCACCCCCGGCATCACGCCCGGGGGGAACGCGGGCGCCGTGGTCGAGTTCATCACCGGGCAGCGTGACTACGCCTCGATCGACGAGATCGTCGATCGAGCCATCGCTTTCGGCATCGGCTCCGACCGCACCGCACTCACCCGCGGCGTCGCGCTCAACACGCGCCGGCGCCCGGACGGCCGACTGGAGTGGACGCACCACCTCGCCCACCTCGACGCGCTGCCGGGTTCGGGCAACGGCGACCCGCACCCCTACGCGCCGATCTGGGCGTCCCTGCAGCGCCTCGAACCGCCCGCCACGCTCGTGCGGGCGCAGCACGGCATCCTCAGCGACGATCTCGTCGGCGAGTGGCGGGATCGCCTGCCGAACAACGAGATCCTCACGGTGCCGGGGCCGCACAACCTGCACGAGGCCGAGCCGGTGCTGCTCGCGTCGATCATGCGCGGCCTCGCCCTCTGA
- a CDS encoding anti-sigma factor family protein produces the protein MSDCGCETAQANLYELLRGELCAEESAPIREHLESCPGCQDEQTVCIRLTEVVRRACEEERENCAPADLRDAILRGLRVS, from the coding sequence TGCGGTTGCGAGACGGCGCAGGCCAACCTCTACGAGCTGCTGCGCGGAGAGCTCTGCGCCGAGGAATCCGCGCCGATCCGGGAGCACCTCGAGAGCTGCCCCGGCTGCCAGGACGAGCAGACGGTCTGCATACGCCTCACCGAGGTGGTGCGCCGCGCCTGCGAGGAAGAGCGCGAGAACTGCGCTCCCGCAGACCTGCGCGATGCGATCCTGCGCGGCCTGCGCGTGAGCTGA